TACTCTCCTTCACTTTTATAAGATTCCTGTAATGAAAAACAAGATCTGTCATAAATGGATAAAGCTCTGACTGGTTAAATCTCTTACTTATATCTTTTAAATAAGCCAGCAAAATATACTTCTTATACTCATAGTCAATTAAGCCTTCTGTCAACCAGTCATGTTTCAAACTATTCATACGATTTCCTGTTTTAAGTGAGAGAAGGTAAATATCAAATGTCAGTATGTCAAGATAAAAACGTGGATTTAGAGGAAGTTGGCATATCATCCTGCAAAATTGTCATATACATGGATCAAATAACCTGACATTCTGTGCTTGGCACATTTAATGATAATGGGTTTATCAAATTGAATTCAACTAAACTTAAACGTTTACAAACATGTCTAAAGTAAATTTCAAACCACTTGCTGACAGAGTTCTAGTAGAACCTGCTGCGGCTGAAGAAAAAACAGCTTCTGGAATCATTATTCCTGACACTGCGAAGGAAAAACCTCAAAGAGGACAAATCGTGGCTATCGGTACTGGTAAGAAAGACGAGCCAATTAATGTAAAAGTCGGAGATCAGGTACTCTATGGTAAGTACTCAGGAACCGAGGTAACAATCGAAGGTAAAGAGTTCTTAATAATGAAAGAAGCTGATATCTACGGTATAGTATAATTTAATATAAAACTGAAAAAACGATAAAATCATGGCAAAAGATATAT
The sequence above is drawn from the Marinobacter alexandrii genome and encodes:
- a CDS encoding co-chaperone GroES, with amino-acid sequence MSKVNFKPLADRVLVEPAAAEEKTASGIIIPDTAKEKPQRGQIVAIGTGKKDEPINVKVGDQVLYGKYSGTEVTIEGKEFLIMKEADIYGIV